A DNA window from Streptomyces sp. CA-278952 contains the following coding sequences:
- a CDS encoding DegT/DnrJ/EryC1/StrS family aminotransferase — MTMHVWSYLEEYRTEREDILDAVETVFESGQLVLGKSVRGFEEEFAAYHGLRHAVGVDNGTNAIKLGLQALGVGPGDEVITVSNTAAPTVLAIDGAGAKPVFVDVRREDYLMDLTQVEAAITERTRCLLPVHLYGQAVDMAPLREIADRHGLKILEDCAQAHGARHHGSLTGTMGDAAAFSFYPTKVLGAYGDGGATVTNDDEVDENLRRLRYYGMEKVYYVTRTPGHNSRLDEVQAEILRRKLKRLDQYVAGRQAVAARYAEGLGDTDLVLPELAAGNTHVYYVYVVRHPRRDAIIEALKGYGIALNISYPWPVHTMTGFEHLGYGKGSLPVTEELAGEIFSLPMYPALEPEAQEKVISAVREVLASV; from the coding sequence GTGACCATGCACGTGTGGAGTTATCTGGAGGAGTACCGCACGGAGCGGGAGGACATCCTCGACGCCGTGGAGACGGTCTTCGAATCGGGCCAGCTGGTGCTCGGGAAGAGCGTCCGCGGCTTCGAGGAGGAGTTCGCCGCCTACCACGGCCTCCGTCACGCCGTGGGCGTGGACAACGGCACCAACGCCATCAAGCTCGGCCTCCAGGCGCTCGGCGTCGGCCCCGGCGACGAGGTGATCACGGTCTCCAACACGGCCGCGCCGACGGTGCTCGCCATCGACGGGGCAGGCGCGAAGCCGGTCTTCGTGGACGTGCGCCGCGAGGACTACCTGATGGACCTCACCCAGGTCGAGGCGGCCATCACCGAGCGGACCAGGTGTCTGCTGCCGGTGCACCTGTACGGGCAGGCCGTGGACATGGCGCCGCTCAGGGAGATCGCCGACCGCCACGGGCTGAAGATCCTGGAGGACTGCGCGCAGGCCCACGGCGCTCGGCACCACGGCAGCCTCACCGGCACCATGGGCGACGCGGCGGCCTTCTCCTTCTACCCCACGAAGGTGCTCGGCGCCTACGGCGACGGCGGCGCGACCGTCACGAACGACGACGAGGTCGACGAGAACCTGCGCCGGCTGCGCTACTACGGCATGGAGAAGGTCTACTACGTCACCCGGACCCCGGGGCACAACAGCCGCCTGGACGAGGTGCAGGCCGAGATCCTGCGCCGCAAGCTGAAGCGTCTCGACCAGTACGTGGCCGGCCGCCAGGCGGTCGCCGCGCGGTACGCCGAGGGCCTGGGCGACACCGATCTGGTCCTGCCGGAGCTCGCTGCCGGGAACACCCACGTGTACTACGTGTACGTGGTCCGGCACCCGCGCCGTGACGCGATCATCGAGGCGCTCAAGGGGTACGGCATCGCGCTGAACATCAGTTACCCGTGGCCCGTGCACACCATGACGGGCTTCGAGCACCTCGGCTACGGCAAGGGGTCCCTGCCGGTCACCGAGGAACTGGCCGGCGAGATCTTCTCGCTGCCGATGTACCCGGCGCTGGAGCCCGAGGCGCAGGAGAAGGTCATCTCCGCGGTGCGCGAGGTCCTCGCGTCGGTGTGA
- the rfbA gene encoding glucose-1-phosphate thymidylyltransferase RfbA, whose amino-acid sequence MKGIILAGGTGTRLHPATLVVSKQLLAVGDKPMLYYPLSTLMLAGIRDILLISTPRDLPQFKRLLGDGSELGLSIGYAEQDAPRGIADAFRVGASHVGDDSVALILGDNIFHGPGFSDVLHGNAQDVEGCVLFGYPVNDPERYGIGETDGRGRLVSLEEKPDRPRSNRAVTGLYFYDNEVVDIAKNLSPSPRGELEITDVNRHYLERDRARLVDLGRGFAWLDTGTPASLLEAGQYVRMLEERQGVRIACVEEVALRMGFIGAQECHRLGERMSGSEYGRYVMEVSEEFAPQDGQTGTAAATDW is encoded by the coding sequence ATGAAGGGCATAATCCTGGCCGGCGGAACCGGCACACGACTCCACCCGGCGACACTCGTCGTGTCGAAACAGCTTCTGGCCGTGGGCGACAAGCCGATGCTCTACTACCCGCTGTCCACACTGATGCTCGCGGGGATCAGGGACATCCTGCTGATCTCCACACCCCGCGACCTGCCGCAGTTCAAACGCCTCCTCGGCGACGGCTCCGAGCTCGGACTGAGCATCGGCTACGCGGAGCAGGACGCGCCGCGCGGTATCGCCGACGCGTTCCGGGTGGGGGCCTCGCACGTCGGCGACGACTCCGTCGCCCTGATCCTGGGCGACAACATCTTCCACGGCCCCGGCTTCTCCGACGTCCTGCACGGCAACGCCCAGGACGTCGAGGGGTGTGTGCTCTTCGGCTACCCCGTCAACGACCCGGAGCGGTACGGCATCGGCGAGACCGACGGGCGGGGCAGGCTGGTCTCCCTGGAGGAGAAGCCGGACCGGCCCCGCTCCAACCGGGCCGTCACGGGCCTGTACTTCTACGACAACGAGGTGGTGGACATCGCCAAGAACCTCTCGCCGTCCCCGCGCGGGGAACTGGAGATCACCGACGTCAACCGTCACTACCTCGAGCGCGACCGGGCCCGGCTGGTGGACCTCGGCCGCGGCTTCGCGTGGCTGGACACCGGGACCCCGGCGTCGCTGCTGGAGGCGGGGCAGTACGTGCGCATGCTGGAGGAGCGGCAGGGCGTGCGCATCGCCTGCGTCGAGGAGGTCGCCCTGCGCATGGGCTTCATCGGAGCGCAGGAGTGCCACCGCCTCGGCGAGCGGATGTCCGGCTCCGAGTACGGGCGCTATGTGATGGAGGTGTCCGAGGAGTTCGCTCCCCAGGACGGGCAGACCGGGACCGCTGCCGCCACGGACTGGTGA
- a CDS encoding AfsR/SARP family transcriptional regulator, with the protein MEFRVLGPLEVVADGRRIEVTAPRLQQVLSLLVLRRNTFVNVSELVDELWPDNPPVSAVSTVQTYVYKIRKLLDRYGAGHMLEGRPGGYQLGVPDAAVDLHAFEDALGEGRAVLEQDDAAAASSILARGLALWRGAALAGVVAGELLSAYVTRIEEARFLTLELRIEADLRLGRHLELLSELKSLVVAHPLHERFHACLMLTLHHAGRRGEALGVYAALHRSMSDELGLEPGEDVQRLHQELLSTAVPLGPVVGYRPAEPALRPPVPGPAREGGGLTGRPAQLPRDTPDFTGRSAERRRIAELLTAPVDSDHTATRMAVLTGLPGAGTSALAVHAAHRLRAAFPDGQLYAELDGSGGAPQEPGDVLAGLLRSLGVPSDLIPDGVEERGNLFRSATAGRRILLVLDDAASTEQVRPLLPGDPSCAVLITSGRRLHGLTGVPHLTVEPLRPSEGLAFLERTLGTERVAGEPAAAARLVELTGGLPLALRCVAGRLATQPAVPLRAAAVRLAGATDLIAEFRFGALDVRSRYDAGYRGLGHVEQGVIRLLGRLPRSGFSAGAAAEVLGMEARTVERALETLFDHHLLRLHSCGPAGESRYAFADVVRRYAHARPVFPRPRRSGGDRPPLSALPTGDLVPAYEGEPVAHGASPYFGRRSAPDAV; encoded by the coding sequence GTGGAATTTCGCGTACTGGGCCCGCTGGAAGTCGTCGCGGACGGTCGCCGAATTGAGGTGACGGCACCCAGGCTTCAGCAGGTGCTGTCCCTTCTTGTGCTGCGCAGGAACACTTTCGTCAATGTCTCCGAATTGGTCGACGAACTCTGGCCCGACAATCCTCCGGTCAGCGCCGTGTCCACCGTGCAGACCTATGTCTACAAGATCCGCAAGCTGCTCGACCGGTACGGCGCGGGGCACATGCTGGAGGGCCGCCCGGGCGGCTACCAGCTGGGGGTCCCCGACGCGGCCGTCGACCTGCACGCCTTCGAGGACGCGCTGGGCGAGGGGCGGGCCGTCCTGGAACAGGACGACGCCGCCGCGGCCTCCTCGATCCTCGCCCGCGGTCTCGCCCTGTGGCGGGGGGCGGCCCTGGCCGGTGTCGTCGCGGGCGAGCTGCTGTCCGCCTACGTCACCAGGATCGAGGAGGCCCGCTTCCTCACCCTGGAACTGCGCATCGAGGCCGATCTGCGGCTCGGCCGGCACCTGGAGCTGCTGAGCGAGCTGAAGTCCCTCGTCGTGGCCCATCCGCTGCACGAACGCTTCCACGCCTGCCTGATGCTGACGCTCCATCATGCGGGTCGGCGCGGGGAGGCCCTCGGCGTCTACGCGGCGCTGCACCGCAGCATGTCCGACGAACTCGGCCTCGAACCGGGTGAGGACGTGCAGCGGCTGCACCAGGAACTGCTGTCCACCGCGGTTCCGCTGGGGCCGGTGGTCGGCTACCGGCCCGCCGAGCCCGCCCTGCGGCCGCCGGTGCCCGGCCCCGCGCGGGAGGGCGGCGGTCTCACCGGCCGGCCCGCCCAGCTGCCGCGCGACACACCGGACTTCACCGGGCGGTCCGCCGAACGCCGGCGCATCGCCGAGCTGCTCACGGCACCCGTGGACAGCGATCACACCGCCACCCGGATGGCCGTCCTCACCGGACTGCCCGGCGCAGGCACCAGCGCGCTGGCCGTGCACGCCGCCCACCGCCTGCGGGCCGCCTTCCCCGACGGCCAGCTCTACGCCGAACTCGACGGCTCCGGCGGCGCCCCCCAGGAGCCCGGCGACGTGCTCGCCGGGCTGCTGCGCTCGCTCGGGGTTCCCTCGGACCTGATCCCCGACGGCGTCGAGGAGCGCGGCAACCTCTTCCGGTCCGCGACGGCCGGCCGGCGCATCCTGCTCGTCCTCGACGACGCCGCCTCCACGGAACAGGTACGGCCGCTCCTGCCCGGGGACCCGAGCTGCGCGGTGCTGATCACCAGCGGGCGCCGGCTGCACGGGCTGACGGGCGTCCCGCACCTGACCGTGGAGCCCCTGCGGCCGAGCGAGGGGCTCGCGTTCCTGGAGCGCACCCTGGGCACCGAGCGGGTGGCCGGCGAACCGGCCGCCGCAGCCCGCCTCGTGGAGCTGACCGGCGGGCTGCCGCTGGCGCTGCGCTGCGTCGCGGGGCGGCTGGCGACCCAGCCGGCCGTACCGCTGCGGGCGGCCGCCGTCCGGCTGGCGGGCGCCACGGACCTGATCGCGGAGTTCCGCTTCGGCGCCCTCGATGTGCGGTCGCGCTACGACGCGGGGTACCGGGGACTCGGCCACGTCGAGCAGGGGGTCATCCGCCTGCTGGGGCGGCTGCCCCGGTCGGGGTTCAGCGCGGGGGCGGCGGCCGAGGTGCTGGGCATGGAGGCGCGCACCGTGGAGCGCGCGCTGGAGACGCTCTTCGACCACCATCTGCTGCGTCTGCACAGCTGCGGCCCCGCCGGGGAGAGCCGGTACGCCTTCGCGGACGTCGTACGGCGCTACGCCCACGCGCGTCCGGTGTTCCCGCGCCCCCGCCGCTCCGGCGGGGACAGACCGCCGCTGTCCGCGCTGCCCACCGGCGACCTCGTGCCGGCGTACGAGGGGGAGCCGGTGGCACACGGCGCGTCACCGTACTTCGGCCGCCGCTCCGCACCCGACGCGGTCTGA
- a CDS encoding NAD-dependent epimerase/dehydratase family protein, with amino-acid sequence MAEQPASPGCLAVVGATGSVGSAVCRAAQAAGREVLGIARTPSAGAADVPRLALDAATVRPAVLAEVFRSRNVTAVVNAAGGWGTTAEEMVSAHVRIPERIVAAGALRTAAGAPPLRVVHVGSVHEYGPVSEGAWIDESLTPDPRTPYATTKLAGSEAVLRGDREGSVRGLVLRAVNVCGPGTSRASFLGTVADRLRATAAGERLDLRIAPARRDYVDVRDLARAVLLAVDSPVSGRAVNIGRGEAVAVGELVALLAEASGLPDGTVRASGGTVTSKGGDWTLADISLAQALLGWSPSIGLRASMADMWESTRPAEAMAE; translated from the coding sequence ATGGCTGAGCAGCCCGCCTCCCCCGGGTGCCTCGCCGTGGTCGGCGCCACCGGCAGCGTCGGCAGCGCGGTGTGCCGGGCCGCGCAGGCGGCCGGACGCGAGGTGCTCGGCATCGCCCGGACCCCCTCGGCCGGCGCGGCGGACGTGCCGCGGCTCGCCCTCGACGCGGCGACCGTGCGGCCGGCCGTGCTGGCCGAGGTGTTCCGCTCCCGCAACGTCACGGCCGTCGTCAACGCGGCTGGCGGCTGGGGCACGACCGCCGAGGAGATGGTGTCCGCGCATGTGCGCATCCCGGAGCGGATCGTGGCCGCCGGCGCGCTCCGCACGGCCGCCGGCGCCCCGCCGCTGCGCGTCGTGCACGTGGGATCCGTCCACGAGTACGGGCCGGTCTCCGAGGGGGCGTGGATCGACGAGTCGCTGACGCCCGATCCGCGGACCCCGTACGCCACGACCAAGCTCGCCGGCTCCGAGGCGGTCCTGCGCGGCGACCGCGAGGGCAGTGTCCGGGGCCTGGTGCTGCGGGCCGTGAACGTCTGCGGCCCGGGCACCTCGCGCGCCAGCTTCCTCGGCACGGTCGCCGACCGGCTGCGCGCGACCGCCGCCGGGGAGCGGCTGGACCTGCGCATCGCGCCGGCCCGGCGCGACTACGTCGACGTCCGCGACCTCGCGCGGGCGGTGCTGCTCGCCGTGGACTCCCCGGTCTCGGGGCGTGCCGTCAACATCGGCCGCGGCGAGGCGGTCGCCGTCGGCGAACTGGTCGCCCTGCTCGCGGAGGCCAGCGGACTGCCGGACGGCACCGTCCGGGCGAGCGGCGGAACGGTCACCAGCAAGGGCGGGGACTGGACCCTCGCGGACATCTCGCTCGCCCAGGCCCTGCTGGGCTGGAGCCCGTCGATCGGGCTGCGGGCGTCGATGGCGGACATGTGGGAGAGCACCCGCCCGGCGGAGGCGATGGCCGAGTAG
- a CDS encoding dTDP-4-dehydrorhamnose 3,5-epimerase family protein has product MPAEFRPLNVEGAFAFTPKVFPDERGLFVSPYQEEAFEEAVGHRLFHVAQTNHSLSSRGVVRGVHYTTTPPGVAKYVYCPRGRALDIIVDIRVGSPTFGQWDAVELDPASFRTMYFPVGVGHAFVALEDDTVMSYMISGTYVAEHELALSPLDPALGLPIPDDITPLLSERDAAALTLEQARERGLLPDYAESRRIEATLHG; this is encoded by the coding sequence TGGAAGGCGCCTTCGCCTTCACGCCCAAGGTGTTCCCCGACGAGCGGGGCCTGTTCGTGTCGCCCTACCAGGAGGAGGCGTTCGAGGAGGCGGTCGGGCACCGGCTGTTCCACGTCGCCCAGACCAACCACAGCCTCTCCAGCCGCGGCGTGGTGCGAGGAGTGCACTACACGACCACCCCGCCCGGTGTGGCCAAGTACGTCTACTGCCCCCGGGGCCGGGCGCTGGACATCATCGTCGACATCCGGGTGGGCTCCCCGACCTTCGGGCAGTGGGACGCCGTGGAGCTGGACCCGGCGTCATTCAGGACCATGTACTTCCCGGTCGGCGTCGGGCACGCGTTCGTCGCCCTGGAGGACGACACCGTGATGTCCTACATGATCTCCGGCACCTACGTGGCCGAGCACGAGCTGGCGCTGTCGCCGCTCGACCCGGCACTCGGCCTGCCGATCCCGGACGACATCACCCCGCTGCTCTCCGAGCGCGACGCTGCCGCCCTCACCCTGGAGCAGGCCCGCGAGCGGGGGCTGCTGCCCGACTACGCCGAGAGCCGGCGGATCGAGGCCACGCTGCATGGCTGA